A stretch of DNA from Planctomycetaceae bacterium:
CGGGCGGATGCCGAACTGGTTTACGTGGGCAAGCAGGCCGGTCGTCACGCGATGGCGCAGGAGCAGATCAACGAGTTGCTCGTCGCGCGGGCCCGCGCCGGGGCGGCGGTGGTGCGCCTCAAAGGCGGCGACCCCTACGTGTTCGGGCGCGGGGGCGAAGAGGCCCTGGCGGCGGTCGAGGCGGGCGTGCCTTTCGAGGAGGTCCCCGGCGTTACAGCCGGGATCGCCGCGCCGGCGTATGCGGGCATTCCCGTGACGCACCGCATAACGGCCGCCGGCGTCGCCTTTGTGACCGGGCACGAGACGCCGGACAAGGAAGGCTCGGACCTGGACTACGAGGTCCTGGCGCACTGGAAGGGCACGCTCGTGTTCTACATGGGCGTGGCGAATGTCGAGAGCATCTGCGGGCAACTGGTGGCCCACGGGCTCGACGCCGCCACGCCGGCGGCGATCGTCCGATGGGGCACAACCCCACAGCAGCAGGTGGTCGCCGCCACCGTCGCGACGCTGGCGGCTGCGGCGCGCCAGGCGAATCTGTCGCCGCCGGCGATGATCGTCGTGGGGCAGGTGGTGCGCCTGCGAGAGCGGCTTGACTGGTTCGAGCGCCGCCCTCTGCACGGGCGCCGGATCGTCGTGACGCGAAGCCGCGAGCAGGCATCGAGCCTGACCGACGCACTGACCGAACTGGGCGCCGACGTGATCGAGATGCCCGCCATCCGGATCGCCCCGCCCCAGGACGACGCGCCGCTGCGCGAGGCGGCGGCCCGGCCGGCGGACTTTGACTGGATCGTCTTCACCAGCGCCAATGCCGTCGAGGGATTCTTCAACGCCCTTGGCGCCGCCGGACTGGACAGCCGCGCCCTGGCGCCGTGCCGCCTGGCCGTGATAGGCCCGGTCACCGCCCGGCGGTTGGCCGCCTGTGGTCTGCGGGCCGACGTCCAACCGTCCTCCTTCGACGGCGCACACGTGACCGGCGCCCTGGCCGCGGCTGACGACCTGCGCGGCAAAAAGATCCTCTGCCCGCGCAGCGACATCGCCCCGCGCGATCTGATCGACGCCCTGACTGCCGCCGGGGCCGACGTGCGCGACGTCGTCGCCTACCGCACCGAGCCGGACTGCCGCGGCGCCCAGCAGGTGCGCGAGCTTCTGCAGGAGCGACAGGTACACTGGATCACCTTCACCAGCTCTTCGACGGTCAGGAACTTTTTCGATGCCGTCGAGCCCGAGGCGGTGCGGTCGGCCGCGGCGCGCCTGGCCAGCATCGGCCCGATGACCACGCGCACGCTGGAGCAATCGGGCGTCGCGCCGGCCGTCGAGGCGAAGGTCCACACGATCGAGGGCCTCGTCGAGTGCATCCTCGAGCACGAGCGTGCGGGAGGGGGTCGCTGATGCCTCACGCCGGCCATGGCGGCGGCAGCGGGACCCAGCGGCACCTGCCGCGGCTGATCGCCTGGGAGGTCACGCGCAGTTGCCTTCTGGCGTGCAAGCACTGCCGCGCCGCCGCCCAGCGCGGGCCCTACGAAGGCGAACTGTCGACGCAGGAGTGCAGGCAA
This window harbors:
- the cobA gene encoding uroporphyrinogen-III C-methyltransferase: MKKGCIYLVGAGPGDPGLMTVRGLELLGGADVVVYDYLASPRLLRHARADAELVYVGKQAGRHAMAQEQINELLVARARAGAAVVRLKGGDPYVFGRGGEEALAAVEAGVPFEEVPGVTAGIAAPAYAGIPVTHRITAAGVAFVTGHETPDKEGSDLDYEVLAHWKGTLVFYMGVANVESICGQLVAHGLDAATPAAIVRWGTTPQQQVVAATVATLAAAARQANLSPPAMIVVGQVVRLRERLDWFERRPLHGRRIVVTRSREQASSLTDALTELGADVIEMPAIRIAPPQDDAPLREAAARPADFDWIVFTSANAVEGFFNALGAAGLDSRALAPCRLAVIGPVTARRLAACGLRADVQPSSFDGAHVTGALAAADDLRGKKILCPRSDIAPRDLIDALTAAGADVRDVVAYRTEPDCRGAQQVRELLQERQVHWITFTSSSTVRNFFDAVEPEAVRSAAARLASIGPMTTRTLEQSGVAPAVEAKVHTIEGLVECILEHERAGGGR